One Brassica napus cultivar Da-Ae chromosome A1, Da-Ae, whole genome shotgun sequence genomic region harbors:
- the LOC106357834 gene encoding uncharacterized protein LOC106357834: protein MVMMMLTKKMEMESDWGTWEELLLGGAVLRHGTGDWTVVSEELRSHSMSGIFTFTPEICKAKYKDLRERYLGCKSWYEEVKKKRVAELKAALIKSQDSIGSLESKLESLKSESNDECHENNDYDSSRTLSLEPPSPKSEGGGECTSKDTSKDLSSAGSFTQQELTTTNWSPPQAKSEAIKEQDKKNNLLHGDIFRSMYGVGGGGGQVLPSMRKKRGKRKRKDCSASKDVTAVEESHMLDDIASNPRSKEAASTSSNSQSRGHGLALPGELLKIYNTISQNECALVFRRRLDSQKRARYKKLVRRHMDLDTIKSRINGCSISSAKELFMDFLLVANNAAIFYSKNTREHKSAVSLRDIVTKSLRHYLTEDHHPPPHRSSSVTTSAKVPVPALTSKSPSVPKSVGVKKPRTGAHPLKLVEQDMVKTTSGGGRKRLVTDSPVAAVKSSAASKKVTAVERRRKDSKQVNGGHDSPALAGRKRNRVR, encoded by the exons ATGGTTATGATGATGTTGacgaagaagatggagatggagaGCGATTGGGGAACATGGGAGGAGCTTCTTCTCGGGGGCGCAGTACTCCGTCACGGAACCGGCGACTGGACCGTCGTCTCCGAAGAACTCCGTTCTCATTCCATGTCCGGAATTTTCACTTTCACACCTGAG ATATGCAAGGCTAAGTACAAGGACTTGCGTGAACGTTATTTGGGATGCAA ATCTTGGTATGAAGAGGTTAAGAAGAAACGAGTAGCTGAGCTTAAGGCAGCTTTAATTAAATCCCAAGACTCCATTGG GTCGTTGGAATCAAAGCTTGAGAGTCTGAAATCAGAAAGCAATGATGAATGTCATGAAAACAATGATTATGATTCAAGCCGAACATTATCCCTCGAACCACCCTCCCCCAAGTCTGAAGGCGGAGGTGAATGCACGAGCAAAGATACATCCAAAGACCTGTCATCTGCTGGTAGTTTCACACAGCAAGAGCTCACCACAACAAACTGGTCTCCACCACAAGCCAAGTCAGAAGCAATTAAAGAGCAAGACAAGAAGAATAATCTATTACACGGTGACATCTTTCGGTCCATGTACGgagtaggaggaggaggaggacaaGTGCTTCCAAGTATGAGAAAGAAACGAGGCAAGAGAAAACGAAAAGATTGCAGCGCCAGTAAAGATGTTACCGCTGTGGAGGAAAGCCATATGTTGGATGATATTGCAAGCAATCCTAGGAGTAAAGAAGCTGCTTCTACTAGCAGCAACAGTCAAAGCCGAGGCCACGGTTTGGCTTTACCAGGAGAGCTTCTGAAGATATACAACACTATCTCACAGAACGAATGTGCTCTTGTCTTTCGAAGACGGCTTGATAGTCAG AAAAGGGCAAGGTACAAGAAACTTGTCCGGAGGCATATGGACTTAGACACTATAAAATCAAGAATCAACGGTTGTTCGATATCTTCAGCTAAAGAGCTTTTCATGGACTTTCTTCTGGTGGCGAACAATGCAGCCATTTTTTACTCTAAGAACACTCGGGAGCACAAATCAGCTGTGTCCCTCAGAGACATTGTCACCAAGTCTCTACGACACTATTTGACAGAAGaccatcatcctcctcctcatcGCAGCAGCAGCGTTACTACAAGCGCCAAGGTTCCAGTTCCCGCTTTGACATCTAAATCTCCTTCTGTCCCAAAGAGCGTGGGAGTTAAAAAACCAAGAACCGGGGCGCACCCTCTTAAATTGGTTGAGCAGGATATGGTGAAGACGACTTCAGGCGGTGGTAGAAAAAGGCTTGTTACGGATTCACCAGTTGCTGCAGTGAAATCCTCCGCGGCGAGTAAGAAAGTTACGGCGGTAGAGAGGAGGAGAAAAGATTCTAAACAAGTGAATGGTGGACACGATTCTCCTGCATTGGCAGGGAGAAAGCGGAATAGAGTGAGGTGA
- the LOC106422441 gene encoding katanin p80 WD40 repeat-containing subunit B1 homolog KTN80.2-like isoform X1 encodes MAKRGYKLQEFLAHSANVNCLSIGKKTSRLLITGGDDYKVNLWAIGKPTSLMSLCGHTSAVDSLAFDSAEVLVLGGASSGLIKLWDLEEAKMVRAFTGHRSSCSAVEFHPFGEFLASGSNDTSLKIWDIRKKGCIQTYKGHTRDINTIKFSPDGRWVVTGGLDNAVKVWDLTAGKLIHDFKFHEGSIRSLDFHPLEFLLATGSADRTVKFWDLETFELIGSTRPEDTGVRSIKFHPDGRTLFCGLDDGLKVYSWEPVVCHDSVNMGWSTLGDLCISEGKLMGCSYYQNSVGIWVSDISQIEPYGIGSTDKKECVEKVLSVLNDQSSERVKSGARRSPSPDYETKEIKNIYIDSTGGNSTVADKPGSRSTSKVNATSTGQAGDKSFILHGDTGKDSSDSGKESITFSKTKPGMLLRPAHVRKTPSKQSVAVQSSTPKQSGSDGEKTLDTKTVLDSEESGRKPFDASDSIIKSITSKFEKALFPESPTDEAKSMLLKPPRVQRSPNTKYNETRWAVSVDSENLDSHQSGFEESRDADLPIELADDRGCNPTEEDTSDAIILSKPERVLTPEKTGDEQKGVESPGGSKESDSVKVVRGVKVVSGRTRSLVERFERRETITPSEEDKAASAATVQSTNSVEEEAKSASIPAVSTTPTQVMPVKLDEATNSTTVEAPVVSTRRPRSIPARVMPVVLGRDTNMSTDVPSVTLTGHDRTSAANLTSDESSVTSTRQSRSSPAPVMPVVLNQTTKMKSDDPPVTSTRPDRSSAANLTSDESPVSSRRQATSPAPVTPLILNRSRSTNMKPDEPHVIPRRPLRSSSTRIRPVMLNQTTNTHDERPVQSTRSARTSPARVIPMKLSQADDIPSYELPVALTRSARNSPVRAIPSKINQANNVTSDASHIRSRHRFSPTQTLATPSVIDQMADMTLDEAHITQTQPDYDISKQKEDPRISERENEDDISETLMQTHNEVLNTLQSRLTKLQIVRHFWERNDIKGAIMALKKLSDHSVQADVISILTDKPEILTLDLFSQLAPVLTGLLGSRTERPVSVSLEMLLKLVAVFGAVVQSNVSARRSVGVDLHAEERLQICQSCSAELQKVQKILPLLTRRGGLIARKAQELNLVLQTP; translated from the exons CTTCTTTAATG AGTTTGTGTGGACATACTAGTGCAGTGGATTCACTAGCTTTTGACTCGGCTGAAGTTTTGGTTCTTGGTGGAGCTTCTTCCGGTCTGATCAAGCTCTGGGATCTCGAAGAAGCAAAGA TGGTTCGAGCTTTTACTGGACATAGATCCAGTTGTTCTGCTGTTGAGTTTCATCCATTTGGTGAATTTTTGGCATCCGGATCAAATGACACGAGTCTGAAGATTTGGGACATCAGGAAGAAGGGGTGCATACAGACCTACAAGGGGCATACTCGTGACATCAACACTATCAAATTTAGTCCCGATGGTCGTTGGGTAGTGACAGGAGGACTTGACAATGCTGTAAAG GTATGGGATTTGACTGCTGGAAAGCTTATACATGATTTTAAGTTTCATGAAGGATCTATCCGTTCGCTAGACTTCCACCCACTTGAGTTCCTCCTAGCTACTG GCTCGGCTGACAGGACCGTAAAGTTCTGGGATTTGGAAACGTTTGAATTGATTGGGTCTACCCGACCAGAG GACACTGGAGTTCGTTCAATCAAATTTCATCCAGATGGGCGAACCCTTTTTTGTGGTTTGGATGATGGCTTAAAG GTTTATTCTTGGGAGCCAGTGGTTTGTCATGATAGTGTTAATATGGGATGGTCAACTCTTGGTGACTTATGCATCAGCGAAGGGAAGCTCATGGGTTGTTCGTACTACCAAAATTCCGTAGGGATTTGGGTCTCTGATATATCA CAAATTGAACCATATGGCATTGGATCTACGGATAAAAAAGAATGCGTGGAGAAAGTACTCAGCGTTCTGAACGATCAGTCTTCCGAGAGAGTAAAGAGTGGTGCCAGGCGCAGCCCATCTCCAGATTATGAGACAAAAGAGATCAAAAACATATACATCGACT CCACAGGTGGAAATTCAACTGTTGCTGATAAGCCAGGATCACGAAGTACATCTAAAGTCAATGCAACATCTACTGGACAAGCAGGGGATAAGTCTTTCATATTGCATGGTGATACTGGGAAGGACTCTTCTGATTCAGGAAAGGAATCTATCACTTTCTCAAAAACGAAGCCAGGCATGCTGCTGAGACCAGCTCATGTGAGAAAAACGCCATCAAAGCAGTCAGTGGCTGTTCAATCTAGTACTCCGAAACAAAGCGGATCGGACGGTGAGAAAACGCTGGATACTAAGACTGTTCTTGATTCGGAAGAGAGTGGTAGAAAACCATTTGACGCCAGTGATTCAATCATCAAGAGTATAACCAGCAAGTTTGAGAAGGCTTTATTTCCAGAATCACCAACTGATGAAGCGAAAT CTATGCTGCTGAAACCGCCTCGCGTGCAGAGATCACCAAATACTAAGTACAATGAGACAAGATGGGCGGTGTctgttgattctgaaaatttagACAGTCACCAAAGTGGTTTTGAGGAATCGAGAGACGCAGACTTGCCAATAGAGCTTGCGGATGACAGAGGGTGTAACCCGACTGAGGAGGATACCAGTGATGCGATCATTTTAAGCAAGCCAGAACGAGTTTTAACGCCAGAGAAAACTGGTGATGAGCAGAAAG GCGTGGAATCCCCTGGAGGTAGCAAAGAATCAGACTCTGTGAAGGTTGTTAGAGGAG TAAAAGTTGTTTCCGGGAGGACACGGTCATTGGTTGAGAGGTTTGAGAGAAGAGAAACAATTACTCCTTCGGAAGAAGATAAAGCAGCCAGTGCAGCAACAGTTCAGAGCACTAATTCTGTGGAGGAAGAGGCCAAATCAGCATCTATACCAGCAGTTAGCACAACGCCTACCCAAGTTATGCCAGTTAAACTTGATGAGGCAACTAACTCGACTACAGTTGAAGCTCCTGTGGTATCAACACGACGACCTAGGAGTATTCCAGCCAGAGTAATGCCTGTGGTTCTTGGTCGGGACACAAACATGTCAACTGATGTGCCTTCTGTAACATTAACAGGACATGATAGGACTTCGGCTGCTAATTTGACATCTGACGAGTCTTCTGTAACATCAACACGACAATCTAGGTCTTCCCCAGCCCCGGTTATGCCTGTGGTACTCAATCAGACAACAAAAATGAAATCTGATGACCCTCCTGTAACATCAACACGGCCTGATAGGAGTTCGGCTGCTAATTTGACATCTGATGAGTCTCCTGTATCATCAAGACGACAAGCGACTTCTCCAGCCCCAGTTACGCCTCTGATACTCAATCGGAGTCGGTCAACTAACATGAAACCTGATGAACCTCATGTAATACCAAGAAGACCACTGAGGAGTTCTTCAACGCGTATAAGGCCTGTGATGCTCAATCAAACAACTAACACGCATGACGAGCGTCCTGTACAATCAACACGATCAGCTAGGACTTCACCAGCCCGTGTAATACCTATGAAACTCAGTCAAGCAGATGATATCCCATCTTATGAGCTTCCAGTTGCATTAACACGGTCAGCTAGGAACTCTCCTGTTCGTGCAATTCCTTCTAAAATCAATCAAGCAAATAATGTGACATCTGATGCATCACATATAAGATCCAGGCATCGATTTAGCCCAACTCAAACGCTGGCAACACCTTCAGTAATTGATCAAATGGCTGATATGACACTGGATGAGGCACATATAACACAAACTCAACCAGATTATGATATCTCGAAACAG AAGGAAGATCCTCGGATATCTGAGAGGGAGAATGAAGATGACATCAGTGAGACATTAATGCAAACTCATAATGAGGTCTTAAACACTCTTCAATCAAGGTTGACAAAATTACAG ATTGTAAGACATTTTTGGGAACGTAACGATATTAAAGGCGCAATCATGGCATTGAAAAAGCTGTCCGATCACTCG GTTCAAGCAGATGTGATCAGTATTCTAACAGACAAACCAGAGATTCTTACGCTGGATCTGTTTTCGCAATTAGCACCTGTCCTCACAGGCTTATTGGGGAGCAGGACTGAAAG GCCTGTAAGTGTCTCCTTGGAAATGCTCTTGAAATTAGTAGCAGTGTTCGGTGCAGTTGTACAATCAAATGTTTCAGCAAGACGAAGTGTTGGTGTTGATCTTCATGCAGAAGAAAG ATTACAGATCTGCCAAAGTTGTTCTGCGGAATTGCAGAAGGTTCAAAAGATCCTTCCACTACTCACCAG AAGAGGAGGTCTCATAGCTAGAAAGGCTCAAGAACTAAACTTAGTTCTTCAGACACCATAA
- the LOC106422441 gene encoding katanin p80 WD40 repeat-containing subunit B1 homolog KTN80.2-like isoform X2, whose protein sequence is MAKRGYKLQEFLAHSANVNCLSIGKKTSRLLITGGDDYKVNLWAIGKPTSLMSLCGHTSAVDSLAFDSAEVLVLGGASSGLIKLWDLEEAKMVRAFTGHRSSCSAVEFHPFGEFLASGSNDTSLKIWDIRKKGCIQTYKGHTRDINTIKFSPDGRWVVTGGLDNAVKVWDLTAGKLIHDFKFHEGSIRSLDFHPLEFLLATGSADRTVKFWDLETFELIGSTRPEDTGVRSIKFHPDGRTLFCGLDDGLKVYSWEPVVCHDSVNMGWSTLGDLCISEGKLMGCSYYQNSVGIWVSDISQIEPYGIGSTDKKECVEKVLSVLNDQSSERVKSGARRSPSPDYETKEIKNIYIDCGNSTVADKPGSRSTSKVNATSTGQAGDKSFILHGDTGKDSSDSGKESITFSKTKPGMLLRPAHVRKTPSKQSVAVQSSTPKQSGSDGEKTLDTKTVLDSEESGRKPFDASDSIIKSITSKFEKALFPESPTDEAKSMLLKPPRVQRSPNTKYNETRWAVSVDSENLDSHQSGFEESRDADLPIELADDRGCNPTEEDTSDAIILSKPERVLTPEKTGDEQKGVESPGGSKESDSVKVVRGVKVVSGRTRSLVERFERRETITPSEEDKAASAATVQSTNSVEEEAKSASIPAVSTTPTQVMPVKLDEATNSTTVEAPVVSTRRPRSIPARVMPVVLGRDTNMSTDVPSVTLTGHDRTSAANLTSDESSVTSTRQSRSSPAPVMPVVLNQTTKMKSDDPPVTSTRPDRSSAANLTSDESPVSSRRQATSPAPVTPLILNRSRSTNMKPDEPHVIPRRPLRSSSTRIRPVMLNQTTNTHDERPVQSTRSARTSPARVIPMKLSQADDIPSYELPVALTRSARNSPVRAIPSKINQANNVTSDASHIRSRHRFSPTQTLATPSVIDQMADMTLDEAHITQTQPDYDISKQKEDPRISERENEDDISETLMQTHNEVLNTLQSRLTKLQIVRHFWERNDIKGAIMALKKLSDHSVQADVISILTDKPEILTLDLFSQLAPVLTGLLGSRTERPVSVSLEMLLKLVAVFGAVVQSNVSARRSVGVDLHAEERLQICQSCSAELQKVQKILPLLTRRGGLIARKAQELNLVLQTP, encoded by the exons CTTCTTTAATG AGTTTGTGTGGACATACTAGTGCAGTGGATTCACTAGCTTTTGACTCGGCTGAAGTTTTGGTTCTTGGTGGAGCTTCTTCCGGTCTGATCAAGCTCTGGGATCTCGAAGAAGCAAAGA TGGTTCGAGCTTTTACTGGACATAGATCCAGTTGTTCTGCTGTTGAGTTTCATCCATTTGGTGAATTTTTGGCATCCGGATCAAATGACACGAGTCTGAAGATTTGGGACATCAGGAAGAAGGGGTGCATACAGACCTACAAGGGGCATACTCGTGACATCAACACTATCAAATTTAGTCCCGATGGTCGTTGGGTAGTGACAGGAGGACTTGACAATGCTGTAAAG GTATGGGATTTGACTGCTGGAAAGCTTATACATGATTTTAAGTTTCATGAAGGATCTATCCGTTCGCTAGACTTCCACCCACTTGAGTTCCTCCTAGCTACTG GCTCGGCTGACAGGACCGTAAAGTTCTGGGATTTGGAAACGTTTGAATTGATTGGGTCTACCCGACCAGAG GACACTGGAGTTCGTTCAATCAAATTTCATCCAGATGGGCGAACCCTTTTTTGTGGTTTGGATGATGGCTTAAAG GTTTATTCTTGGGAGCCAGTGGTTTGTCATGATAGTGTTAATATGGGATGGTCAACTCTTGGTGACTTATGCATCAGCGAAGGGAAGCTCATGGGTTGTTCGTACTACCAAAATTCCGTAGGGATTTGGGTCTCTGATATATCA CAAATTGAACCATATGGCATTGGATCTACGGATAAAAAAGAATGCGTGGAGAAAGTACTCAGCGTTCTGAACGATCAGTCTTCCGAGAGAGTAAAGAGTGGTGCCAGGCGCAGCCCATCTCCAGATTATGAGACAAAAGAGATCAAAAACATATACATCGACT GTGGAAATTCAACTGTTGCTGATAAGCCAGGATCACGAAGTACATCTAAAGTCAATGCAACATCTACTGGACAAGCAGGGGATAAGTCTTTCATATTGCATGGTGATACTGGGAAGGACTCTTCTGATTCAGGAAAGGAATCTATCACTTTCTCAAAAACGAAGCCAGGCATGCTGCTGAGACCAGCTCATGTGAGAAAAACGCCATCAAAGCAGTCAGTGGCTGTTCAATCTAGTACTCCGAAACAAAGCGGATCGGACGGTGAGAAAACGCTGGATACTAAGACTGTTCTTGATTCGGAAGAGAGTGGTAGAAAACCATTTGACGCCAGTGATTCAATCATCAAGAGTATAACCAGCAAGTTTGAGAAGGCTTTATTTCCAGAATCACCAACTGATGAAGCGAAAT CTATGCTGCTGAAACCGCCTCGCGTGCAGAGATCACCAAATACTAAGTACAATGAGACAAGATGGGCGGTGTctgttgattctgaaaatttagACAGTCACCAAAGTGGTTTTGAGGAATCGAGAGACGCAGACTTGCCAATAGAGCTTGCGGATGACAGAGGGTGTAACCCGACTGAGGAGGATACCAGTGATGCGATCATTTTAAGCAAGCCAGAACGAGTTTTAACGCCAGAGAAAACTGGTGATGAGCAGAAAG GCGTGGAATCCCCTGGAGGTAGCAAAGAATCAGACTCTGTGAAGGTTGTTAGAGGAG TAAAAGTTGTTTCCGGGAGGACACGGTCATTGGTTGAGAGGTTTGAGAGAAGAGAAACAATTACTCCTTCGGAAGAAGATAAAGCAGCCAGTGCAGCAACAGTTCAGAGCACTAATTCTGTGGAGGAAGAGGCCAAATCAGCATCTATACCAGCAGTTAGCACAACGCCTACCCAAGTTATGCCAGTTAAACTTGATGAGGCAACTAACTCGACTACAGTTGAAGCTCCTGTGGTATCAACACGACGACCTAGGAGTATTCCAGCCAGAGTAATGCCTGTGGTTCTTGGTCGGGACACAAACATGTCAACTGATGTGCCTTCTGTAACATTAACAGGACATGATAGGACTTCGGCTGCTAATTTGACATCTGACGAGTCTTCTGTAACATCAACACGACAATCTAGGTCTTCCCCAGCCCCGGTTATGCCTGTGGTACTCAATCAGACAACAAAAATGAAATCTGATGACCCTCCTGTAACATCAACACGGCCTGATAGGAGTTCGGCTGCTAATTTGACATCTGATGAGTCTCCTGTATCATCAAGACGACAAGCGACTTCTCCAGCCCCAGTTACGCCTCTGATACTCAATCGGAGTCGGTCAACTAACATGAAACCTGATGAACCTCATGTAATACCAAGAAGACCACTGAGGAGTTCTTCAACGCGTATAAGGCCTGTGATGCTCAATCAAACAACTAACACGCATGACGAGCGTCCTGTACAATCAACACGATCAGCTAGGACTTCACCAGCCCGTGTAATACCTATGAAACTCAGTCAAGCAGATGATATCCCATCTTATGAGCTTCCAGTTGCATTAACACGGTCAGCTAGGAACTCTCCTGTTCGTGCAATTCCTTCTAAAATCAATCAAGCAAATAATGTGACATCTGATGCATCACATATAAGATCCAGGCATCGATTTAGCCCAACTCAAACGCTGGCAACACCTTCAGTAATTGATCAAATGGCTGATATGACACTGGATGAGGCACATATAACACAAACTCAACCAGATTATGATATCTCGAAACAG AAGGAAGATCCTCGGATATCTGAGAGGGAGAATGAAGATGACATCAGTGAGACATTAATGCAAACTCATAATGAGGTCTTAAACACTCTTCAATCAAGGTTGACAAAATTACAG ATTGTAAGACATTTTTGGGAACGTAACGATATTAAAGGCGCAATCATGGCATTGAAAAAGCTGTCCGATCACTCG GTTCAAGCAGATGTGATCAGTATTCTAACAGACAAACCAGAGATTCTTACGCTGGATCTGTTTTCGCAATTAGCACCTGTCCTCACAGGCTTATTGGGGAGCAGGACTGAAAG GCCTGTAAGTGTCTCCTTGGAAATGCTCTTGAAATTAGTAGCAGTGTTCGGTGCAGTTGTACAATCAAATGTTTCAGCAAGACGAAGTGTTGGTGTTGATCTTCATGCAGAAGAAAG ATTACAGATCTGCCAAAGTTGTTCTGCGGAATTGCAGAAGGTTCAAAAGATCCTTCCACTACTCACCAG AAGAGGAGGTCTCATAGCTAGAAAGGCTCAAGAACTAAACTTAGTTCTTCAGACACCATAA